The DNA region GGCCTTCCTTCGGCAGAACCTGGATCACCTCGCCCGACCGGCCCGAATCGCGGCCGGTGAGCACGACGACCTTGTCGCCCTTCTTGATCTTGGCAGCCATTACAGCACCTCCGGAGCCAGGGAGATGATCTTCATGTGGTTGCGGGCGCGGAGCTCGCGCGGCACCGGTCCGAAGATACGGGTGCCGATCGGCTCCTTCTGATTGTTGATCAGAACGGCCGCGTTCTTGTCGAAGCGGATCACCGAACCGTCGGCGCGCTTCACGTCCTTGGCCGTGCGGACGACGACCGCCTTCATGACGTCGCCCTTCTTGACGCGACCGCGCGGGATCGCCTCCTTGACGGAGACGACGATCACGTCGCCCACGCCGGCATACTTGCGCTTCGACCCGCCGAGAACCTTGATGCACATCACACGGCGTGCACCCGAGTTATCGGCAACGTCCAGATTCGTCTGCATCTGGATCACGTGCGTGACTCCTTGTTTCAGGCGGGTTTCCGCACACGGACGGTATTGCCCGGCGGACGACGCCTGATGGGGACCTGACGTCCCCGGCTCATGTGTTCGACCGCGCTGGCGATGTCTTGAGACACCGGCGCGGTCACCGCGTTCACGGGGTGCGAGCACCCAACGGAAATGTCGCGAAGGCCGGGCGCATACTACGGGCAGCCGGTGATGGCAAGCCGAGCGGCCGGAAATCGCCGCCGCCGCATAGGGGGGCTGATCCGGTTTCAGGGCTTGTTCGCGG from Methylobacterium sp. NMS14P includes:
- the rplN gene encoding 50S ribosomal protein L14, whose translation is MIQMQTNLDVADNSGARRVMCIKVLGGSKRKYAGVGDVIVVSVKEAIPRGRVKKGDVMKAVVVRTAKDVKRADGSVIRFDKNAAVLINNQKEPIGTRIFGPVPRELRARNHMKIISLAPEVL